A single genomic interval of halophilic archaeon DL31 harbors:
- a CDS encoding NAD-dependent epimerase/dehydratase (PFAM: NAD-dependent epimerase/dehydratase~KEGG: nph:NP2406A NADH dehydrogenase 32K chain-like protein), with protein sequence MQILVAGGDGFIGSRLCAALADRGHDVTAMSRSPPEDSLPDGVEHATGDVTAYDSIAPVIEGHDAVVNLVALSPLFRPKGGEEKHFEIHLEGTRNLVNAAEEAGVDRFLQQSALGADPKGPTHYIRAKGQAEELVRNSSLDWTITRPSVVFGEDGEFVKFTKLLAPPYVTPLPGGGKTRFQPIFVGDLVPMLADAVEAAEHIGESYDIGGPEKLTMAEVAKLGHGADGRSVNVLPVPMSLSKIGLSALDYLPGFPFGSDQYRSLEMDNTVDHNDVSAFGVSESKLTTLKEFLGLH encoded by the coding sequence ATGCAGATACTCGTCGCAGGCGGTGACGGATTCATCGGGAGCCGGCTCTGTGCAGCGCTCGCTGACCGCGGCCACGACGTGACGGCGATGTCCCGGAGCCCACCCGAGGATTCGCTCCCGGACGGCGTCGAGCACGCGACCGGGGACGTGACGGCCTACGACTCGATTGCGCCCGTCATCGAGGGCCACGACGCGGTCGTGAATCTGGTCGCCCTCTCGCCGCTGTTCCGCCCCAAAGGCGGCGAGGAGAAACATTTTGAGATCCATCTCGAAGGGACCAGAAATCTCGTGAACGCAGCCGAAGAAGCCGGCGTCGATCGATTCCTCCAACAGAGCGCGCTCGGTGCGGACCCCAAGGGCCCGACCCACTACATTCGTGCGAAAGGGCAGGCTGAGGAACTCGTTCGCAACTCCAGCCTCGACTGGACGATCACGCGGCCCTCTGTCGTCTTCGGTGAGGACGGCGAGTTCGTGAAGTTCACCAAACTGCTCGCACCGCCGTACGTCACGCCGTTGCCGGGCGGGGGCAAAACCCGGTTCCAGCCCATCTTCGTCGGTGACCTCGTGCCGATGCTCGCCGACGCCGTCGAGGCGGCGGAACATATCGGTGAGAGCTACGACATCGGCGGCCCGGAGAAACTCACAATGGCGGAGGTGGCGAAGTTGGGCCACGGCGCCGATGGCCGTAGCGTGAACGTGCTGCCGGTCCCGATGTCGCTCTCGAAGATCGGGCTCTCGGCGCTCGATTACCTCCCCGGCTTCCCCTTCGGCAGTGACCAGTACCGCTCCCTGGAGATGGACAACACCGTCGACCACAATGACGTGAGTGCCTTCGGCGTCTCCGAGTCGAAGCTGACAACGCTCAAGGAGTTCCTCGGCCTACACTGA
- a CDS encoding Thymidylate kinase (PFAM: Thymidylate kinase-like~TIGRFAM: Thymidylate kinase~HAMAP: Thymidylate kinase~KEGG: hvo:HVO_2207 thymidylate kinase), whose amino-acid sequence MLITLEGLDGSGKTTVWEALHDSHPDATFTREPTESWYGEAVNRAIDGDADPLATLFLFTADHADHLSRTIRPALENDELVISDRYSDSRYAYQAAALAETDLTRPMEYIRGIHQAFTRPPDATIYIDVDPRTAAGRSGATNQFEQEAFLAKVDANYERLIKAEPDRFVRVDGTQSPEEVIDAVESVVDRLVETHQG is encoded by the coding sequence ATGCTGATTACGCTCGAAGGGCTCGACGGGAGCGGCAAAACCACCGTCTGGGAGGCGCTGCACGATTCCCACCCCGATGCGACGTTCACCCGCGAACCCACCGAGTCCTGGTACGGCGAGGCAGTCAATCGCGCCATCGACGGCGACGCCGACCCGCTGGCGACGCTGTTTCTGTTCACTGCCGACCACGCCGACCACCTCTCGCGCACCATCCGTCCCGCGCTCGAGAACGACGAACTGGTCATCTCGGATCGGTACTCCGACTCGCGCTACGCGTATCAGGCCGCCGCGCTCGCGGAGACGGACCTGACCCGGCCGATGGAGTATATCCGCGGTATCCACCAAGCGTTCACGCGCCCACCGGACGCCACCATCTACATCGACGTGGACCCCAGAACCGCAGCCGGGCGCAGCGGCGCAACGAACCAGTTCGAACAGGAAGCGTTCCTCGCGAAAGTCGACGCGAACTACGAACGGCTCATCAAAGCCGAGCCCGACCGATTCGTCCGGGTCGACGGCACCCAGTCGCCCGAAGAGGTCATCGACGCTGTCGAGAGCGTAGTCGACCGGCTGGTCGAGACCCATCAGGGCTGA
- a CDS encoding hypothetical protein (KEGG: hbo:Hbor_06450 hypothetical protein) yields MATVLSIAVLLAIVGVHALLAAVLTRYFRIALDSDWGTALFVVAGIPLVLLATTFLLSGVFGLGPSLGNPLLVFIVLIVVPLALGALVDVLYVPPPDEYELPDTAE; encoded by the coding sequence ATGGCCACGGTTCTCTCCATCGCGGTCCTCCTCGCCATCGTCGGCGTCCACGCGCTGCTGGCAGCAGTGTTGACGCGCTACTTCCGGATCGCGCTCGACTCCGACTGGGGGACTGCGCTGTTCGTCGTCGCGGGTATCCCGCTCGTGTTGCTCGCGACGACGTTCCTGCTCTCCGGTGTCTTCGGGTTGGGCCCGTCGCTGGGCAATCCGTTGCTCGTCTTCATCGTGCTCATCGTGGTCCCGCTGGCGCTGGGGGCGCTGGTCGACGTGCTCTACGTCCCGCCACCGGACGAGTACGAACTCCCAGACACAGCAGAGTAG
- a CDS encoding Transcription regulator, AsnC-type (PFAM: Transcription regulator, AsnC-type, C-terminal~KEGG: hbo:Hbor_06480 transcriptional regulator, AsnC family), whose amino-acid sequence MVHGFIMVDTAVGASEELLGPISEATGVTAANIIAGDWDMIVEADGEEVYDILQVASSMISGMEGVEDTKTYVALDD is encoded by the coding sequence ATGGTTCATGGGTTCATCATGGTCGACACGGCGGTCGGTGCCTCGGAGGAGTTGCTCGGCCCAATTAGCGAAGCGACCGGGGTGACGGCGGCCAACATCATCGCAGGCGACTGGGACATGATCGTCGAGGCTGACGGTGAGGAGGTGTACGATATCCTCCAGGTGGCGTCGTCGATGATCAGCGGCATGGAGGGGGTCGAGGACACCAAGACCTACGTGGCACTCGACGACTGA
- a CDS encoding TrkA-N domain protein (PFAM: Regulator of K+ conductance, N-terminal; Regulator of K+ conductance, C-terminal~KEGG: hbo:Hbor_06490 k+ transporter, NAD-binding component), producing the protein MHMKFCIIGAGRVGLRTARVLREEGYDVTIVEVDADRAGRARSAGFTVVEGDGSRESVLEEAGVTDADAVGALTSDLNVNFAACMVAKHHGCRTVMRIDDDYREEIYRTYADQVDEIVYPERLGAIGAKNALLGGNIQAIADIAADLQVSMFTITPESPVSGYTISELELPSRSRLLAFGKRGDAMSIPLPDNSLEPGDRIAVLTEMEALDTVRQLLLGEEGIAAANGGA; encoded by the coding sequence ATGCACATGAAGTTCTGCATCATCGGGGCGGGTCGAGTCGGCCTCCGAACTGCCCGTGTCCTGCGCGAAGAAGGGTACGACGTGACTATCGTCGAGGTTGACGCCGATCGCGCCGGCCGGGCCCGGAGCGCCGGCTTCACCGTCGTCGAGGGTGACGGCAGCCGCGAATCCGTCCTTGAGGAGGCGGGCGTCACCGACGCCGACGCGGTCGGGGCGCTCACGAGCGACCTCAACGTCAACTTCGCGGCCTGCATGGTGGCAAAACACCACGGCTGCCGGACCGTGATGCGCATCGATGACGACTACCGCGAGGAGATTTACCGCACTTACGCCGACCAGGTGGACGAGATCGTCTACCCCGAGCGCCTGGGCGCTATCGGCGCGAAGAACGCGCTGCTGGGCGGGAACATCCAGGCCATCGCCGACATCGCCGCGGACCTGCAAGTCTCGATGTTCACCATCACGCCCGAGTCGCCGGTGTCGGGCTACACCATCAGCGAACTCGAACTGCCCTCACGCTCGCGGCTGCTCGCCTTCGGCAAGCGTGGGGATGCCATGAGCATCCCGCTGCCCGACAACTCGCTCGAACCGGGCGACCGGATTGCCGTCCTTACGGAGATGGAGGCACTCGACACCGTCCGGCAACTTCTCCTGGGCGAGGAGGGGATCGCCGCCGCCAATGGAGGTGCCTGA
- a CDS encoding Transcription regulator, AsnC-type (PFAM: Transcription regulator, AsnC-type, C-terminal~KEGG: nmg:Nmag_2259 transcriptional regulator, AsnC family) has product MEVPEMVTAYVMIKANTANVKQLSDAIHGVDAVESCHIVAGDVDLIAKLTADNPDGILEVVGEELRGLEGVEETQTYLTMSEPAAT; this is encoded by the coding sequence ATGGAGGTGCCTGAGATGGTAACCGCCTACGTGATGATCAAGGCCAACACCGCCAACGTGAAACAGCTCAGCGACGCAATTCACGGGGTCGACGCGGTCGAATCCTGCCACATCGTCGCCGGCGACGTGGACCTCATCGCCAAACTCACCGCCGACAATCCCGACGGCATCCTCGAAGTGGTCGGGGAGGAACTCCGAGGGCTGGAGGGTGTCGAGGAGACCCAGACCTATCTAACGATGTCCGAGCCAGCAGCCACTTAG
- a CDS encoding hypothetical protein (KEGG: hvo:HVO_2213 hypothetical protein): MTELPDRARRAFRDHDAFAPEEATDGERFVAVSTPFDATVDSKAAEGGRIEFSVTVRVPMLDEVTEDDVAPIVEEGWYETFERRVASIGGGIFGGEQEPEPSVKETTFAGDRVAAVSATFEDIDPRRGVNDAAAVVDFVEGTFVQGVIPGYDYTEPVTGILSKARQTGGSDGVEP, translated from the coding sequence ATGACCGAGCTGCCGGACCGAGCCCGCCGTGCCTTCCGCGACCACGACGCGTTCGCCCCCGAGGAAGCTACGGACGGCGAGCGCTTCGTCGCCGTCTCGACCCCCTTCGATGCCACCGTTGACTCGAAAGCGGCCGAAGGCGGGCGCATCGAATTCAGTGTCACCGTTCGTGTCCCGATGCTGGACGAGGTGACCGAGGACGACGTTGCTCCCATCGTCGAGGAGGGCTGGTACGAGACGTTCGAGCGCCGCGTCGCCAGCATCGGCGGCGGCATCTTCGGGGGCGAGCAAGAACCCGAACCGAGCGTCAAGGAGACCACCTTCGCCGGCGACCGCGTCGCAGCGGTCTCGGCCACCTTCGAGGATATTGACCCGCGCCGCGGTGTGAACGACGCCGCCGCTGTCGTGGATTTCGTCGAGGGAACGTTCGTTCAGGGAGTCATCCCCGGCTACGACTACACCGAACCCGTGACGGGTATCCTCTCGAAAGCCCGCCAGACCGGGGGGAGCGACGGGGTCGAACCCTAA
- a CDS encoding hypothetical protein (KEGG: hmu:Hmuk_2847 hypothetical protein), translating into MWTPPNSAASDVPNRFADNGFFRALAAQPRRRTLAYLLSTEQCSVDDLVDVLCGWETVDTRMVSPDRAEQLDIELIHVHLPALEQAGLIDYDSAGREVALKPLAESVKRLIQQSVEAEHA; encoded by the coding sequence ATGTGGACACCGCCGAATTCAGCGGCGAGCGACGTTCCGAACCGGTTTGCAGATAACGGCTTCTTCCGAGCGCTTGCCGCACAACCGCGCCGACGGACTTTGGCGTATTTACTCTCCACCGAACAGTGTTCGGTCGACGACCTGGTCGACGTGCTCTGTGGCTGGGAAACCGTGGACACGCGGATGGTTTCACCCGACCGAGCCGAACAACTGGATATCGAGTTGATCCACGTTCATCTGCCCGCACTCGAGCAAGCAGGGCTCATTGACTACGACTCGGCGGGGAGGGAGGTCGCCCTCAAGCCGCTTGCAGAGTCGGTCAAACGGCTCATCCAACAGAGTGTCGAAGCGGAACACGCCTGA
- a CDS encoding ATP-grasp protein-like protein (KEGG: hla:Hlac_1884 ATP-grasp protein-like protein), translating into MATQFHDTDALVDAVADASFDRTPAVVANAHITGLSVARALSAHDVPIIAIDQVGDGVAPPSDAVDFAGEVRYPLNDPDGFAEDLAAIADAAGEVIAFGCMDEWVHAFVNADVENVIVPWGNHEGVLDKSQLYRRAEKLGVPYPETHFLDETDPDDAAEELGFPLVVKPARKREGEEAIGSNVVEVANSEELHDVLEAADHSDVEVMLQEKVDIATGEDTSLASYVPEEGDPLSVVGNAAVRYPQEFGTSCMVQTVDRPEIEARALSVIQDAGYYGISESEFVYDAAREEYVLLDINTRPWKWVSMPVAAGANLPYAAYADAIDEAFDPEEPGDARWVYLRDYLTLLATDDTFRGVLDGVDWRWLLSGSFEESGDLTTGVYRPSDPAPAAHLLDTEFTDTEYYCSC; encoded by the coding sequence ATGGCTACGCAGTTCCACGACACCGACGCGCTCGTCGACGCCGTCGCCGACGCGTCGTTCGACCGCACGCCCGCGGTCGTCGCCAACGCCCATATCACCGGATTGAGTGTCGCCCGCGCGCTCTCAGCACACGACGTTCCCATCATCGCAATCGACCAGGTCGGGGACGGTGTCGCACCGCCCTCCGACGCGGTCGATTTTGCCGGCGAAGTGCGGTATCCGCTCAACGACCCCGACGGGTTCGCAGAAGATCTTGCCGCAATCGCCGACGCCGCAGGTGAGGTCATCGCGTTCGGCTGCATGGACGAGTGGGTCCACGCGTTCGTCAACGCTGATGTGGAGAACGTAATCGTGCCGTGGGGAAACCACGAGGGTGTGCTGGACAAAAGCCAGCTCTATCGCCGCGCCGAGAAGCTGGGCGTCCCTTACCCTGAGACCCACTTCCTCGACGAGACCGACCCCGACGACGCCGCAGAGGAACTCGGATTCCCGCTGGTGGTCAAGCCCGCCCGCAAGCGCGAAGGTGAGGAGGCCATCGGGAGCAACGTCGTCGAGGTCGCGAACAGCGAGGAACTCCACGACGTGCTCGAAGCCGCCGACCACAGCGACGTGGAGGTCATGCTCCAGGAGAAAGTCGACATCGCCACCGGCGAGGATACCTCGCTCGCGTCGTACGTCCCCGAGGAGGGTGACCCGCTCTCGGTGGTTGGAAACGCCGCCGTGCGCTACCCACAGGAGTTTGGTACCTCCTGTATGGTCCAGACGGTCGACCGCCCGGAGATCGAAGCGCGCGCGCTCTCGGTGATTCAGGACGCCGGCTACTACGGCATCAGCGAGTCTGAGTTCGTCTACGACGCTGCCCGCGAGGAGTACGTGCTGCTGGACATCAACACCCGGCCCTGGAAGTGGGTCTCGATGCCGGTCGCCGCGGGTGCGAACCTCCCCTACGCGGCGTACGCGGATGCGATCGACGAGGCGTTCGACCCCGAGGAACCGGGGGACGCCCGGTGGGTCTACCTCCGGGATTACCTGACGCTATTGGCGACTGACGACACGTTCCGCGGTGTGCTAGACGGCGTCGACTGGCGCTGGCTGCTTTCGGGGAGCTTCGAGGAGTCGGGAGATCTGACGACGGGCGTCTACCGGCCGAGCGACCCGGCGCCCGCTGCGCATTTGCTGGACACGGAGTTCACTGATACGGAGTATTACTGCTCCTGTTAG
- a CDS encoding FMN-dependent oxidoreductase, nitrilotriacetate monooxygenase family (TIGRFAM: FMN-dependent oxidoreductase, nitrilotriacetate monooxygenase family~KEGG: hla:Hlac_0096 hypothetical protein), with product MSDEDHLHLNLFTMNSVEHVSPGTWRHPGDRSHEYTDREYWTEVARTAERGGFDGVFFADVRGIYDVYGGDRTTAIEKAVQTPSNDPTYLIPAMAEVTDDLGFAVTKSTTYNHPYQLAREFSTLDHLTDGRVAFNVVTSYLESAGANLGLDERMEKETRYDRAAEFLEVCYALWEDSWEDDAVERDADAGRYSDPEKVHAIDHEGEFFDVPGPHGCEPSPQRTPVIYQAGSSEYGRNFAAANAEAVFCSQPTEEGIREYIEDVQSRAEEKGRDADSISFFMGVVPIVAPTEAEAEANYESLTESIDVEATLALLSGFLDMDLSELDPDQNVEHIETQAIQGTMNAFTQSDPDREWTVREVAEFSGLGSTSPIVVGTPEQVVDELEYYHEEVGVHGFNVKEAVRTGSLDDFVDLVVPELRERGLFRTEYEGDTLRERLYGEGQARLPEHHPARE from the coding sequence ATGAGCGACGAGGACCACCTGCACCTCAATCTGTTTACGATGAACTCCGTGGAGCACGTCTCCCCGGGGACGTGGCGCCACCCCGGCGACCGCTCGCACGAGTACACCGACCGGGAGTACTGGACCGAGGTCGCCCGCACTGCCGAACGCGGCGGCTTCGACGGCGTCTTCTTCGCCGACGTGCGGGGCATCTACGACGTCTACGGCGGCGACCGCACCACCGCCATCGAGAAGGCCGTCCAGACCCCCTCGAACGATCCGACCTACCTCATCCCCGCGATGGCCGAAGTCACCGACGACCTCGGCTTTGCGGTCACCAAATCCACCACCTACAACCACCCGTACCAGCTCGCCCGGGAGTTCTCGACGCTCGACCACCTCACCGACGGCCGCGTGGCGTTCAACGTCGTCACTTCCTACCTCGAATCTGCTGGTGCCAATCTCGGACTGGACGAACGGATGGAGAAAGAGACCCGCTACGACCGCGCTGCGGAGTTCCTCGAGGTCTGCTACGCGCTCTGGGAGGACTCATGGGAGGACGACGCCGTCGAGCGCGACGCTGATGCGGGCCGCTACTCCGACCCGGAGAAAGTCCACGCCATCGACCACGAGGGCGAGTTCTTCGACGTCCCCGGCCCGCACGGCTGTGAGCCCTCGCCCCAGCGCACGCCCGTCATCTATCAGGCCGGCTCCTCGGAGTACGGCCGAAATTTCGCCGCCGCCAACGCCGAGGCGGTGTTCTGCTCCCAGCCGACTGAAGAAGGAATCCGCGAGTATATCGAGGACGTGCAGTCCCGCGCCGAGGAGAAAGGCCGCGACGCCGACTCCATCTCCTTCTTCATGGGCGTTGTCCCCATCGTCGCCCCCACAGAAGCGGAAGCAGAGGCGAACTACGAGTCGCTCACGGAGTCCATCGACGTCGAGGCGACGCTGGCGCTGCTCTCGGGCTTTCTCGACATGGACCTCTCCGAACTCGACCCTGACCAGAACGTTGAGCACATCGAAACACAGGCGATTCAGGGGACGATGAACGCGTTCACCCAGTCCGATCCCGACCGGGAGTGGACCGTGCGCGAGGTGGCTGAGTTCTCCGGCCTCGGCAGCACCTCCCCCATCGTCGTTGGCACCCCCGAACAGGTCGTTGACGAACTGGAGTACTACCACGAGGAGGTGGGGGTCCACGGCTTCAACGTGAAGGAGGCGGTCCGCACGGGCAGTCTCGACGATTTCGTCGACCTGGTGGTGCCGGAACTCCGCGAGCGCGGGCTGTTCCGCACCGAGTACGAGGGCGACACCCTCCGCGAACGGCTCTACGGCGAAGGGCAAGCCCGCCTGCCGGAACACCACCCTGCACGGGAGTGA
- a CDS encoding aldo/keto reductase (PFAM: Aldo/keto reductase~KEGG: hla:Hlac_2293 aldo/keto reductase): protein METRPLGDTGQESSIVSLGAIALDALEPEAANRLVEVVLDSGVNHVDVAPTYGDAERKLGPKLREHRDRIFLGCKTLERSYEGAKRELERSLTRLGVDTIDLYQVHALGTREDLDEITATNGALRAFREAQAAGKIDHIGVTGHDDPALLVEAIDSIDDLDSVMFPLNPVVAGKQDGTYDYESVLDRADATGVGTLGIKAFAEGPWPDTDELPERRRPYATWYDPVDEPDDIAERFDFAAAQGLTSVLTPGDPTLVPMVLAAARAYDGMSDDAQRRLVAMLRDDESPVPRQVD from the coding sequence ATGGAAACCCGTCCGCTGGGCGACACCGGCCAGGAAAGCAGCATCGTCTCGTTGGGCGCCATCGCACTCGACGCGCTGGAGCCCGAGGCGGCGAACCGGCTGGTCGAGGTCGTCCTCGACAGCGGCGTGAACCACGTCGACGTGGCGCCGACGTACGGCGACGCCGAGCGCAAACTCGGTCCGAAGCTCCGGGAGCACCGCGACCGCATCTTTCTGGGCTGTAAGACCCTCGAACGGAGCTACGAAGGGGCCAAGCGCGAACTCGAGCGCTCTTTGACGCGGCTGGGCGTCGACACTATCGATCTCTATCAGGTCCACGCACTGGGGACTCGTGAGGACTTGGACGAAATCACGGCCACCAACGGTGCGCTTCGTGCGTTCCGGGAGGCCCAGGCGGCGGGGAAGATCGACCACATCGGCGTCACGGGTCACGACGACCCAGCGCTGCTCGTGGAGGCGATCGACAGCATCGACGACCTCGACTCGGTGATGTTCCCGCTGAATCCTGTCGTCGCCGGGAAGCAGGACGGGACGTACGACTACGAGTCGGTGCTCGACCGCGCGGACGCTACAGGGGTCGGGACGCTCGGCATCAAGGCGTTCGCTGAAGGGCCCTGGCCCGATACGGATGAACTTCCTGAACGGCGCCGCCCGTACGCAACGTGGTACGACCCCGTCGACGAACCAGACGACATCGCCGAGCGGTTCGACTTCGCGGCCGCGCAGGGGCTGACGAGCGTGCTTACGCCGGGCGATCCGACGCTGGTGCCGATGGTGCTCGCCGCCGCCCGGGCCTACGACGGGATGAGCGACGACGCCCAGCGGCGGCTGGTGGCGATGCTCCGGGATGACGAGAGTCCGGTTCCTCGACAGGTCGATTGA
- a CDS encoding amidohydrolase (TIGRFAM: Peptidase M20D, amidohydrolase~KEGG: hbo:Hbor_06600 amidohydrolase~PFAM: Peptidase M20; Peptidase M20, dimerisation) translates to MATRDQNLVDIRRDLHQYPEEGWKEFRTTALVAEELDDRGFTLHLGPNAVDPDERLGVPADDEIAAAVERARDLGAPEKYLDQMDGITGLVAEKRYGDGPVVGIRVDMDALARQEAMDDDHRPARDGFASKHPGEMHACAHDGHTAIGLGIARELDDNGGFDGTLKLFFQPAEEGGRGGKPMSETDHLDDVDQMLALHLGLGEETGTVVAGYDRPLSNAKLDVTFHGEPAHAGGEPHAGKNAAQALGAAVQNLYAIPRHGDGKTRINVGQVHSNNAQNVISEEAELRVEVRGETASLNEYMLGKARNVIEHAAGMHECSHDESLYGKTTTFDCDESMVRAVADAAGDIDGVSTVKDRKEFGGSEDASYLIRQVQEQGGEATYIGVGASNPAGHHTAYFDIDEESLALGVDVVCETLRAL, encoded by the coding sequence ATGGCAACACGTGACCAGAACCTTGTCGACATCCGTCGTGACCTCCACCAGTACCCTGAGGAGGGCTGGAAGGAGTTCCGAACCACCGCACTCGTGGCGGAGGAGTTGGACGACCGCGGTTTCACACTCCACCTCGGCCCGAACGCCGTCGACCCCGACGAACGGCTCGGCGTTCCGGCCGACGACGAAATCGCCGCCGCAGTCGAACGAGCACGGGACCTCGGCGCTCCAGAGAAATATCTCGACCAGATGGACGGCATCACCGGCCTCGTCGCAGAGAAACGCTACGGCGACGGCCCGGTCGTGGGCATCAGAGTCGACATGGACGCACTCGCCCGGCAGGAGGCGATGGACGACGACCACCGCCCCGCCCGCGATGGGTTCGCCTCCAAACACCCCGGCGAGATGCACGCCTGCGCCCACGACGGCCACACCGCTATCGGGCTGGGAATCGCCCGTGAGCTCGACGACAACGGCGGCTTCGACGGCACGCTCAAACTCTTCTTCCAGCCGGCCGAGGAGGGTGGCCGCGGCGGCAAGCCAATGAGCGAAACGGACCATCTCGACGACGTGGACCAGATGCTCGCACTCCATCTCGGCTTAGGCGAGGAGACGGGCACGGTGGTCGCGGGCTATGACCGCCCGCTCTCGAACGCCAAACTCGACGTGACGTTCCACGGCGAACCCGCCCACGCCGGTGGCGAACCACACGCCGGTAAAAACGCCGCCCAGGCGCTCGGGGCGGCGGTCCAGAACCTCTACGCCATCCCGCGCCACGGCGACGGCAAAACCCGGATCAACGTCGGGCAGGTCCACTCGAACAACGCCCAGAACGTCATCAGCGAGGAGGCTGAACTCCGTGTCGAGGTGCGCGGCGAAACCGCCAGTCTGAACGAGTATATGCTTGGCAAGGCCCGGAACGTGATCGAACACGCCGCGGGCATGCACGAGTGCAGCCACGATGAATCGCTCTACGGCAAGACCACCACCTTCGACTGCGACGAGTCGATGGTCCGAGCGGTCGCCGACGCTGCGGGCGATATCGACGGGGTCAGCACAGTGAAAGACCGCAAGGAGTTCGGCGGCAGCGAAGACGCCTCCTACCTCATCCGCCAGGTGCAAGAACAGGGCGGCGAAGCGACCTACATCGGCGTGGGTGCTTCGAACCCTGCGGGCCACCACACCGCCTACTTCGACATCGACGAAGAATCGCTGGCACTTGGCGTCGACGTCGTGTGTGAAACACTTCGAGCGCTCTGA
- a CDS encoding Succinylglutamate desuccinylase/aspartoacylase (PFAM: Succinylglutamate desuccinylase/aspartoacylase~KEGG: hbo:Hbor_06590 deacylase) yields the protein MHTAEEVTLARLPSGVELETTIHTYGDGDGPTLYVQAAQHGREINGSEVLRRLHHELNAREEAFSGTLVAVPVADPITFDRVSYTAPEALDSVNANMNRCWPGDADGSLHERMAAALWEYASDADAIVDLHTGGREMLPHTVYLKGDTECRALAEAFGIDLLLAEAAGEDADAEWADRGFGGKLRVAATQEGIPTITPELAHNTELVEDAIDAGVAGMLDTLRHLGMLDGDPTPSTHTIARNHLGRVRAADSGIFHMDGDVELGDFVEPGDHVGRVYNPTSYEVLQEVTVDREGIVYSLEAEATVTAGSNLVGVALLLDNEN from the coding sequence ATGCACACTGCAGAGGAGGTCACCCTCGCACGGCTCCCCTCGGGCGTGGAACTGGAGACGACCATCCACACCTACGGCGATGGCGACGGCCCCACCCTCTACGTACAGGCTGCCCAGCACGGCCGCGAAATCAACGGCTCTGAGGTGCTCCGACGGCTGCACCACGAACTCAACGCCCGTGAGGAGGCGTTCTCGGGAACGCTGGTCGCCGTTCCCGTCGCCGACCCCATCACGTTCGACCGCGTCTCCTACACGGCTCCCGAGGCGCTGGATTCCGTCAACGCGAACATGAACCGCTGCTGGCCCGGTGATGCGGACGGCAGCCTTCACGAGCGGATGGCGGCAGCCCTTTGGGAGTACGCCAGCGACGCCGACGCGATCGTCGACCTTCACACGGGTGGTCGGGAGATGCTGCCCCACACGGTCTACCTGAAAGGTGACACGGAGTGTCGCGCACTCGCGGAGGCGTTCGGCATCGACCTGCTGCTGGCGGAGGCCGCCGGCGAGGACGCCGACGCCGAGTGGGCCGACCGCGGGTTCGGCGGCAAGCTCCGCGTCGCCGCGACCCAGGAGGGGATTCCGACCATCACGCCCGAACTCGCACACAACACGGAACTGGTCGAGGACGCTATCGACGCTGGCGTCGCGGGGATGCTGGACACGCTGCGTCACCTCGGGATGCTGGATGGGGACCCGACACCCTCCACCCACACCATCGCACGGAACCACCTTGGCCGGGTGAGAGCCGCCGATTCGGGCATCTTCCACATGGACGGCGACGTGGAACTGGGCGACTTCGTCGAGCCGGGCGACCACGTTGGCCGCGTCTACAACCCGACGAGTTACGAGGTGCTGCAGGAGGTGACCGTCGACCGCGAGGGCATCGTCTACTCGCTTGAGGCCGAGGCGACGGTGACTGCAGGCTCGAACCTCGTCGGCGTCGCGCTACTGCTCGACAACGAGAACTGA